The Candidatus Methylacidiphilales bacterium genome includes a region encoding these proteins:
- a CDS encoding thermonuclease family protein, with amino-acid sequence MSFYYTNPEISVTIFLPTPTSSSYVSKEVEIITPELNNQQENTPVISSSSPTVYLEAKSHNAVLDKPMNISNYPCLQGLNWEIAYLIDVIDGDTINVRLTNGHTERVRYIGIDAPESYSPYYYQANLANQSFLPSGSTLYMARDISDRDQYGRLLRYVVSEHGSLSHELVRGGWAETLTINPDLRCADELNSLQFEAREFKRGLWAFGEWNIKVTDTPVLYSTPESIHRDIAPLPQDQEACHPSYPDVCIPAPPPDLDCNEIPYRRFTVYPPDPHNFDRDNDGIGCER; translated from the coding sequence TTGAGTTTTTACTACACAAATCCAGAAATATCTGTCACGATATTTCTGCCTACACCTACCTCTTCATCGTATGTCTCGAAAGAAGTAGAAATCATAACCCCAGAGCTTAACAACCAACAAGAAAACACTCCGGTCATATCATCATCGTCACCAACAGTTTATCTAGAAGCAAAAAGTCATAATGCAGTACTTGATAAGCCAATGAATATATCAAATTATCCATGTTTACAGGGTTTAAATTGGGAGATTGCATATCTTATTGATGTCATAGATGGAGACACTATTAATGTGAGGTTAACGAATGGACATACGGAAAGGGTAAGATATATAGGAATAGACGCCCCTGAAAGTTATTCTCCTTATTATTATCAAGCAAATTTGGCAAACCAATCATTTCTACCCTCCGGTTCTACTTTGTATATGGCTAGGGATATAAGTGATCGTGATCAATATGGTCGTCTGCTCCGCTATGTTGTCAGCGAACATGGTTCTTTGAGTCATGAGCTAGTCCGTGGGGGTTGGGCAGAAACTTTGACTATTAATCCAGATTTACGCTGCGCCGATGAATTAAATTCACTTCAATTTGAAGCTAGAGAGTTTAAACGCGGTTTGTGGGCTTTTGGAGAATGGAACATAAAAGTGACTGATACACCTGTTCTCTATTCTACACCAGAGAGCATACATCGAGACATTGCCCCTCTACCTCAAGACCAAGAAGCATGTCATCCTTCCTATCCAGATGTCTGTATTCCTGCGCCTCCTCCTGATTTGGATTGTAATGAGATACCTTATCGTCGGTTTACCGTGTATCCCCCAGATCCTCACAATTTCGATCGTGATAATGACGGGATCGGTTGTGAAAGATAA
- a CDS encoding type IV secretion system DNA-binding domain-containing protein, producing the protein MMGNISKHITKNARTRKLQAFSVLSGYTFSDNINITVDNPRCILIPQEIDENKIVMMDDQLFSKHMLFVGSIGSGKTNAIFQLVRQIKSNLGKQDVMIIFDTKGDFLSEFYDSEKDIVISNDQHACGLKGEENYWNIFEELYDEPDYNDRAIEMATSLFAGKIEKTNQVFFPQAARDILAALFIHFNRLWQKNKIKFDNGMFRDLIDRLPAAGIKEILSEHEDLRAIRSYISHDMSPQTQGVISELYQGIREIFVGNFRKHGDLSIRRIVREKGGVTAFIEFDISLAGALGPIYGLIIDLAIKEALGRSRTEGNTWFILDEFRLLPNLKHIDAALNFGRSLGVKVIMGLQNINQVIKAYGEHQGMSLLSACSSVFAFRVTDHNTREFVQKLFGKQRRVELITSENIQDPMEQVTEGHVVEDWMLNQLDVGEAIVSLPSYAPFLFKFSRYDKKEIMEKRKNIQEFCDKDRNGKVHPHPLPHHALRPIPIVDNPSVHTN; encoded by the coding sequence ATGATGGGCAATATTAGCAAACATATTACAAAAAACGCGCGTACCAGGAAACTGCAAGCTTTTTCTGTTTTATCTGGATATACCTTTTCCGATAATATAAATATCACTGTAGACAATCCACGCTGTATCCTTATCCCTCAAGAAATAGATGAAAATAAAATAGTGATGATGGATGATCAGCTATTTAGCAAACATATGCTATTTGTAGGAAGCATTGGGAGCGGAAAAACTAACGCGATATTTCAACTAGTAAGGCAAATTAAAAGCAATTTGGGTAAACAAGATGTCATGATCATATTTGACACTAAAGGGGATTTCTTGTCTGAATTCTACGACAGCGAAAAGGATATCGTGATTAGTAATGATCAACACGCATGTGGACTAAAAGGAGAGGAAAATTATTGGAACATTTTTGAGGAACTATATGACGAACCTGATTACAATGATCGTGCAATCGAGATGGCTACAAGTTTATTCGCGGGTAAAATAGAAAAAACAAATCAAGTGTTCTTCCCGCAAGCTGCGCGCGATATCTTAGCCGCTCTTTTTATTCATTTCAATAGATTGTGGCAGAAGAATAAAATAAAATTCGACAATGGCATGTTTCGCGACCTTATTGATCGTTTGCCTGCTGCAGGTATTAAAGAGATTCTGTCAGAACATGAGGACTTAAGAGCTATAAGATCATATATTTCGCATGATATGTCACCTCAAACTCAAGGCGTAATCTCTGAACTCTATCAGGGAATACGTGAAATATTCGTCGGAAATTTCAGAAAACATGGCGATTTATCCATTAGAAGAATAGTGCGTGAGAAGGGCGGTGTAACCGCATTTATTGAGTTTGATATCTCTCTGGCTGGAGCCCTTGGCCCGATCTATGGACTCATCATAGATCTAGCAATCAAAGAAGCACTTGGGCGTAGTAGAACCGAAGGGAACACATGGTTCATCCTAGATGAATTTCGTTTATTACCAAATCTCAAGCATATAGACGCCGCTCTTAATTTCGGCCGCTCACTCGGTGTTAAAGTGATTATGGGGCTACAAAATATCAATCAAGTCATAAAAGCCTATGGCGAACATCAAGGCATGAGCTTATTATCCGCTTGTTCATCCGTTTTTGCCTTTCGTGTTACCGATCACAACACGAGGGAATTTGTGCAAAAATTATTTGGCAAACAAAGGCGCGTAGAACTTATTACCAGCGAAAATATTCAAGACCCTATGGAACAGGTTACTGAAGGTCACGTAGTTGAGGATTGGATGCTTAATCAACTGGATGTCGGCGAAGCTATCGTCTCTTTGCCTTCATATGCCCCATTTCTTTTTAAGTTCTCACGTTACGATAAGAAAGAGATAATGGAGAAGAGAAAAAATATACAAGAGTTTTGTGATAAAGATAGAAACGGCAAAGTCCACCCACACCCGCTTCCTCATCATGCACTTCGCCCCATCCCCATTGTAGACAACCCCAGCGTTCATACGAATTGA